A genomic segment from Poecilia reticulata strain Guanapo linkage group LG3, Guppy_female_1.0+MT, whole genome shotgun sequence encodes:
- the ric3a gene encoding protein RIC-3 — protein sequence MTITTCQKVTLISCSVLCVSLFLPRMLLPRGKNERGQSEVGPGFYPPGMHQLSVSDDPERWEVDSSRPLTHTVEARVKVQSIGRGKKYNLMAQVIPTYGFGILLYILYIMYKLTCKGKVNNSGIYSTDKTKTTSNTSATDYELARLQEKLLQTEMMLERIVSGRSHCSSSGRKRKSKTSTSKKEEKLLRQLRQITLLMQEGRLEGASPEMEAEEVPYGADWEGYPEETYPAYDESSDRHKYETIKLEEDPSQPTAEALAERMEQEEEEIMARKLSIVEEEDEEEEEKEAEEEDLDEEDEEDELEEVVEVEEEAEEDKELEYVEEEEEEEEEEEEEKKQLLIPAPPVIGRKPERVGLEVSKELQQHRGGRKQITFSEKKHVFHYPKEDTFEEEVEEEEEETEEETEEDVEAEEEEEADDDPLMEAESLQFSCEGSSNPEEQAEEDEEEYLLTLAPTEDEHLIPADVPKEVGQNVLRMRNRRERESFTAT from the exons ATGACCATTACAACTTGCCAGAAGGTTACCCTGATATCATgctctgttctttgtgtgtctCTCTTCCTGCCCAGGATGCTTTTACCCAGAGGAAAAAATGAGAGGGGCCAGTCTGAGG TTGGACCTGGGTTTTACCCTCCTGGGATGCATCAGCTGTCAGTGTCAGACGACCCGGAGCGGTGGGAGGTCGATTCTTCTCGCCCCCTCACACACACCGTTGAAGCCAGGGTTAAAGTTCAAAGTATTGGGCGGGGCAAGAAATACAACCTGATGGCTCAAGTCATACCCACATATGGCTTTGGGATTCTGCTTTACATCCTTTATATTATGTATAAG CTAACATGCAAGGGAAAGGTGAACAACTCAGGGATCTATTCAACAGACAAGACAAAAACCACATCAAACACAAGTG CTACTGATTATGAGCTTGCCAGGCTTCAGGAGAAActtctgcaaacagaaatgaTGCTAGAGAGGATCGTCTCAGGGAGGAGTCATTGTTCTTCAAG TGGCAGAAAGCGAAAGAGCAAAACTTCAACAtcaaagaaggaagaaaaactccTGAGGCAACTCCGACAGATCACACTGCTGATGCAGGAGGGCCGTTTGGAGGGAGCCTCTCCCGAGATGGAGGCTGAGGAGGTCCCCTACGGTGCAGATTGGGAAG gctATCCAGAGGAGACTTATCCAGCGTATGATGAGTCCAGTGATAGACATAAGTATGAGACCATTAAGCTGGAGGAGGATCCCAGCCAACCCACTGCTGAGGCCCTTGCAGAGAGGatggagcaggaagaggaagagatcATGGCCAGGAAACTCTCCATtgtggaagaggaagatgaagaggaagaggaaaaagaggcagaagaagaagatttagacgaggaagacgaagaggatgAATTAGAAGAAGTTGTGGAAGTAGAAGAGGAAGCAGAAGAGGACAAAGAGCTTGAATatgtggaggaggaagaggaggaagaagaggaggaagaagaggagaagaaacagTTGCTCATTCCTGCTCCTCCTGTTATTGGCAGAAAGCCGGAAAGAGTCGGTTTGGAGGTGAGCAAAGAGCTGCAACAACACAGGGGAGGGAGGAAGCAAATAACCTTCAGTGAGAAGAAACACGTGTTCCACTATCCCAAAGAGGACACCTTcgaggaagaggtggaggaagaggaggaggaaacagaGGAGGAAACGGAGGAGGATGTAGaagcagaagaggaggaggaagctgaCGATGATCCTCTGATGGAGGCAGAAAGCCTGCAGTTTAGTTGTGAAGGCTCTTCAAATCCAGAGGAACAagcagaggaagatgaagaggagtATTTGTTAACTTTGGCACCGACGGAAGATGAACATCTGATTCCCGCAGACGTCCCAAAAGAGGTCGGACAGAATGTCCTGAGGATGAGAAacaggagagaaagagaaagttttaCAGCAACCTAA